A single Anopheles arabiensis isolate DONGOLA chromosome 2, AaraD3, whole genome shotgun sequence DNA region contains:
- the LOC120895799 gene encoding choline transporter-like protein 1 isoform X2, which yields MQQFCCCLSSRTDKVSPGESFDHSKSPSPSSDESVNIFRADRHCTDIMFIAIKAAFILILGADRSKEPFLLVEGSGVTESDLHRMCVSSCDEIEGFKPFLNRCIRKNNPTDEVATRTGLRNFFQEVSEDLEACHREMVWLAVTAFAFSLLTLVLLRVIPGLIVWLVLLAVVLACTAGTIWLWLRWQYEAEHLPPSAADSSRMRMNNWLYYAIAATVATLLVYLVILVMRKRIKLVVQLFKEAGKAIASMPFLLAEPILTFATIAAVIVLYVYFTVWIESAGMLVVESNNSAKYVKDSTMLLTRWYNLFAFLWFCQFVIGCQHMVIAGAVAGWFFTRNKSNLSNPIGRSYCNLLRYHLGTVALGSFVIALVQFLRAMLKLLMHSVRNPQNRVTSFLFDCCQCCLQCFERFLQYLTRNAYILTAMHGDPFCQAGRNAFRLLTNNALRVFAINSVGDFVLVLAKVFVVVATGLIGVELIQKKVGLHHPYVPLILVGIFAYLVAHCFMTVYEMTVDTIFLCFCEDCESNDGISRPYYMSRGLMEFVQNSKKALSIADKSSGGTRQSVRDGKAWMGASAKPNGGGSPTTAQQRATAISETVD from the exons ATGCAGCAGTTCTGTTGCTGCCTGTCCAGCCGGACGGATAAGGTGTCACCGGGGGAATCGTTCGAT CATTCTAAATCCCCGTCACCGAGCAGCGATGAGTCGGTTAATATATTCCGTGCCGACCGGCATTGCACGGACATCATGTTTATTGCCATAAAAGCTGCCTTCATTTTAATTCTG GGAGCGGATCGATCGAAGGAGCCGTTTTTACTGGTGGAAGGATCCGGGGTGACCGAAAGCGATCTACATCGTATGTGCGTCTCGAGTTGCGACGAAATTGAAGGCTT CAAACCCTTTCTCAACCGCTGCATCCGGAAGAACAACCCAACGGATGAGGTGGCAACGCGCACCGGATTGCGCAACTTTTTCCAGGAGGTGTCCGAGGACCTGGAAGCGTGCCACCGGGAGATGGTGTGGCTAGCGGTGACAGCGTTCGCCTTCTCGCTGCTCACGCTCGTGCTGTTGCGCGTGATACCGGGCCTGATCGTGtggttggtgctgctggccgTCGTACTGGCCTGCACGGCCGGCACCATCTGGCTGTGGCTGCGGTGGCAGTACGAAGCGGAACATTTGCCGCCCAGTGCGGCCGATTCCTCCCGCATGCGGATGAACAATTGGCTGTACTATGCAATCGCGGCCACGGTTGCCACGCTGCTCGTGTACCTCGTCATACTGGTGATGCGCAAGCGGATCAAGCTCGTGGTGCAGCTGTTCAAAGAGGCGGGGAAAGCGATCGCCAGCATGCCGTTCCTGCTGGCGGAACCGATTTTG ACGTTCGCCACCATTGCGGCGGTAATAGTGCTGTACGTTTACTTCACGGTGTGGATCGAAAGTGCCGGCATGCTGGTGGtggaaagcaacaacagcgcCAAGTACGTGAAAGACTCCACCATGCTGCTCACGCGCTGGTACAATCTGTTCGCGTTCCTGTGGTTTTGCCAGTTCGTGATCGGCTGCCAGCACATGGTCATTGCCGGCGCCGTGGCCGGCTGGTTTTTCACGCGCAACAAATCCAACCTGAGCAATCCGATCGGGCGCAGCTACTGCAACCTGCTGCGCTATCATCTCGGCACGGTGGCGCTTGGTTCGTTCGTGATCGCACTGGTGCAGTTCCTGAGGGCGATGCTGAAACTGTTGATG CATTCGGTGCGCAATCCGCAGAACCGCGTCACTAGCTTCCTGTTCGACTGCTGCCAGTGCTGTTTGCAGTGTTTCGAGCGGTTCCTGCAGTACCTGACGCGCAACGCTTACATCCTGACGGCGATGCACGGCGACCCGTTCTGTCAGGCGGGCAGAAACGCCTTCCGGCTGCTCACCAACAACGCGCTGCGCGTGTTTGCCATCAACTCGGTCGGCGATttcgtgctggtgctggccaaggtgtttgtggtggtggCCACCGGGTTGATTGGGGTGGAACTGATCCAGAAAAAGGTTGGCCTGCATCATCCGTACGTACCGCTGATACTGGTCGGTATCTTTGCCTACCTGGTGGCGCACTGCTTTATGACCGTGTACGAG ATGACGGTCGATACAATTTTCCTGTGCTTCTGTGAAGATTGTGAGAGCAACGATGGAATAAGCCGCCCGTACTACATGTCCCGCGGGCTGATGGAGTTTGTGCAGAACTCGAAGAAAGCGCTCTCCATCGCGGACAAAAGCTCCGGCGGCACCAGGCAATCGGTGCGCGACGGCAAAGCCTGGATGGGCGCGTCGGCAAAACCAAacggcggcggttcgcctacCACGGCCCAGCAGCGTGCTACGGCCATTTCAGAGACAGTAGACTGA
- the LOC120895799 gene encoding choline transporter-like protein 1 isoform X1, giving the protein MQQFCCCLSSRTDKVSPGESFDHSKSPSPSSDESVNIFRADRHCTDIMFIAIKAAFILILLVLIIYCMAFGDIYRIINGYDDCANVCGRDNKPDQSLPCKGADRSKEPFLLVEGSGVTESDLHRMCVSSCDEIEGFKPFLNRCIRKNNPTDEVATRTGLRNFFQEVSEDLEACHREMVWLAVTAFAFSLLTLVLLRVIPGLIVWLVLLAVVLACTAGTIWLWLRWQYEAEHLPPSAADSSRMRMNNWLYYAIAATVATLLVYLVILVMRKRIKLVVQLFKEAGKAIASMPFLLAEPILTFATIAAVIVLYVYFTVWIESAGMLVVESNNSAKYVKDSTMLLTRWYNLFAFLWFCQFVIGCQHMVIAGAVAGWFFTRNKSNLSNPIGRSYCNLLRYHLGTVALGSFVIALVQFLRAMLKLLMHSVRNPQNRVTSFLFDCCQCCLQCFERFLQYLTRNAYILTAMHGDPFCQAGRNAFRLLTNNALRVFAINSVGDFVLVLAKVFVVVATGLIGVELIQKKVGLHHPYVPLILVGIFAYLVAHCFMTVYEMTVDTIFLCFCEDCESNDGISRPYYMSRGLMEFVQNSKKALSIADKSSGGTRQSVRDGKAWMGASAKPNGGGSPTTAQQRATAISETVD; this is encoded by the exons ATGCAGCAGTTCTGTTGCTGCCTGTCCAGCCGGACGGATAAGGTGTCACCGGGGGAATCGTTCGAT CATTCTAAATCCCCGTCACCGAGCAGCGATGAGTCGGTTAATATATTCCGTGCCGACCGGCATTGCACGGACATCATGTTTATTGCCATAAAAGCTGCCTTCATTTTAATTCTG CTGGTGCTCATTATCTACTGCATGGCGTTTGGAGATATCTATCGCATAATAAATGGGTACGATGACTGTGCCAATGTCTGTGGGCGCGACAACAAGCCGGACCAGAGTCTGCCGTGCAAG GGAGCGGATCGATCGAAGGAGCCGTTTTTACTGGTGGAAGGATCCGGGGTGACCGAAAGCGATCTACATCGTATGTGCGTCTCGAGTTGCGACGAAATTGAAGGCTT CAAACCCTTTCTCAACCGCTGCATCCGGAAGAACAACCCAACGGATGAGGTGGCAACGCGCACCGGATTGCGCAACTTTTTCCAGGAGGTGTCCGAGGACCTGGAAGCGTGCCACCGGGAGATGGTGTGGCTAGCGGTGACAGCGTTCGCCTTCTCGCTGCTCACGCTCGTGCTGTTGCGCGTGATACCGGGCCTGATCGTGtggttggtgctgctggccgTCGTACTGGCCTGCACGGCCGGCACCATCTGGCTGTGGCTGCGGTGGCAGTACGAAGCGGAACATTTGCCGCCCAGTGCGGCCGATTCCTCCCGCATGCGGATGAACAATTGGCTGTACTATGCAATCGCGGCCACGGTTGCCACGCTGCTCGTGTACCTCGTCATACTGGTGATGCGCAAGCGGATCAAGCTCGTGGTGCAGCTGTTCAAAGAGGCGGGGAAAGCGATCGCCAGCATGCCGTTCCTGCTGGCGGAACCGATTTTG ACGTTCGCCACCATTGCGGCGGTAATAGTGCTGTACGTTTACTTCACGGTGTGGATCGAAAGTGCCGGCATGCTGGTGGtggaaagcaacaacagcgcCAAGTACGTGAAAGACTCCACCATGCTGCTCACGCGCTGGTACAATCTGTTCGCGTTCCTGTGGTTTTGCCAGTTCGTGATCGGCTGCCAGCACATGGTCATTGCCGGCGCCGTGGCCGGCTGGTTTTTCACGCGCAACAAATCCAACCTGAGCAATCCGATCGGGCGCAGCTACTGCAACCTGCTGCGCTATCATCTCGGCACGGTGGCGCTTGGTTCGTTCGTGATCGCACTGGTGCAGTTCCTGAGGGCGATGCTGAAACTGTTGATG CATTCGGTGCGCAATCCGCAGAACCGCGTCACTAGCTTCCTGTTCGACTGCTGCCAGTGCTGTTTGCAGTGTTTCGAGCGGTTCCTGCAGTACCTGACGCGCAACGCTTACATCCTGACGGCGATGCACGGCGACCCGTTCTGTCAGGCGGGCAGAAACGCCTTCCGGCTGCTCACCAACAACGCGCTGCGCGTGTTTGCCATCAACTCGGTCGGCGATttcgtgctggtgctggccaaggtgtttgtggtggtggCCACCGGGTTGATTGGGGTGGAACTGATCCAGAAAAAGGTTGGCCTGCATCATCCGTACGTACCGCTGATACTGGTCGGTATCTTTGCCTACCTGGTGGCGCACTGCTTTATGACCGTGTACGAG ATGACGGTCGATACAATTTTCCTGTGCTTCTGTGAAGATTGTGAGAGCAACGATGGAATAAGCCGCCCGTACTACATGTCCCGCGGGCTGATGGAGTTTGTGCAGAACTCGAAGAAAGCGCTCTCCATCGCGGACAAAAGCTCCGGCGGCACCAGGCAATCGGTGCGCGACGGCAAAGCCTGGATGGGCGCGTCGGCAAAACCAAacggcggcggttcgcctacCACGGCCCAGCAGCGTGCTACGGCCATTTCAGAGACAGTAGACTGA